The proteins below come from a single Prochlorococcus marinus str. MIT 9215 genomic window:
- a CDS encoding P-II family nitrogen regulator, whose amino-acid sequence MKKIEAIIRPFKLEDVKIALVNSGIVGMTVSEVRGFGRQKGQVERYRGSEFTVEFLQKLKVEVVIEDEKVNSVIDAIAEAAKTGEIGDGKIFITSIDSVVRIRTGDKDEEAL is encoded by the coding sequence ATGAAGAAAATTGAAGCAATCATACGTCCATTTAAGCTGGAGGATGTAAAAATTGCACTAGTAAACTCTGGTATTGTTGGAATGACAGTTAGTGAAGTCAGAGGTTTTGGCAGACAAAAAGGACAAGTTGAAAGATATAGAGGTTCCGAATTTACTGTTGAATTCCTTCAGAAGCTCAAAGTAGAAGTTGTCATAGAAGATGAAAAAGTTAATTCAGTCATAGATGCAATTGCTGAAGCAGCAAAAACCGGGGAGATAGGTGATGGGAAAATATTTATCACATCAATTGATTCTGTTGTGAGAATTAGAACTGGCGACAAAGATGAAGAAGCTCTCTAA
- the purB gene encoding adenylosuccinate lyase, with translation MIERYTLPEMGKIWTESAKFQSWLKVEIAACEANFSLRKIPENAMKEIRSNAKFDESRISEIEKEVKHDVIAFLTSVNEFVGDSGRYIHVGMTSSDVLDTGLSLQLRDSCELLLEEIENLENEVRLLAKKHKNTLMIGRSHAIHGEPISFGFKLAGWLAEIIRNKKRLSILKESVAIGQISGAMGTYANTNPKVEQITCDLLGLKPDTASTQVISRDRHAEYVQTIALVGASLDRFATEIRNLQRTDVLEVEEGFTKGQKGSSAMPHKRNPIRSERVSGLARILRSYVLTALENVPLWHERDISHSSNERIMLPDVSICLHFMLREMKDIVSNLEVYPKNMLKNLNIYGGVIFSQKVLLLLVEKGVSREKAYSLVQKNAHQAWNTENGNFKKNIERDNEIMDLIDQSDLEECFNPSIHLNNLSVIWEKLGI, from the coding sequence GTGATCGAGCGTTACACATTACCCGAAATGGGGAAAATTTGGACTGAAAGCGCAAAATTCCAGAGTTGGCTTAAGGTTGAAATAGCTGCATGTGAAGCAAATTTTTCCCTCAGGAAAATTCCTGAGAATGCCATGAAAGAGATACGTTCAAATGCAAAGTTTGATGAATCTAGAATTTCAGAAATTGAGAAGGAAGTTAAACATGATGTCATAGCATTTCTTACAAGCGTTAATGAATTTGTAGGGGATTCCGGAAGATACATACATGTTGGTATGACTAGTAGTGATGTACTTGATACTGGCTTATCTCTTCAGTTAAGAGATTCTTGCGAATTGTTATTAGAAGAAATTGAGAATCTAGAAAATGAAGTCAGATTATTAGCAAAGAAGCATAAAAATACATTAATGATAGGCAGATCTCATGCAATTCATGGAGAGCCAATTTCATTCGGTTTTAAACTTGCTGGATGGTTAGCAGAAATAATAAGAAACAAAAAAAGATTGTCAATACTAAAAGAATCTGTAGCAATTGGACAAATAAGTGGTGCAATGGGAACTTACGCCAATACAAATCCCAAAGTTGAACAAATAACTTGTGATTTACTCGGCTTAAAACCAGATACCGCAAGTACGCAGGTTATATCGAGAGATAGGCATGCAGAATATGTGCAAACTATTGCACTAGTTGGTGCCTCTCTAGATAGATTCGCAACTGAAATAAGAAATTTACAAAGAACAGATGTTTTAGAAGTTGAGGAAGGATTTACAAAAGGGCAAAAAGGAAGTTCTGCCATGCCTCATAAAAGAAATCCTATTCGAAGTGAAAGAGTAAGCGGTTTAGCAAGAATTTTAAGAAGTTACGTCTTAACAGCACTGGAAAATGTTCCACTTTGGCACGAAAGAGATATAAGCCATAGTTCAAATGAACGTATCATGTTACCTGACGTATCAATCTGTTTGCATTTTATGCTTAGGGAAATGAAAGATATAGTAAGCAATTTGGAAGTTTATCCAAAAAATATGCTCAAAAATTTAAATATATATGGTGGTGTAATCTTTAGTCAGAAAGTTTTACTTTTGCTTGTAGAGAAAGGGGTATCTAGAGAAAAAGCTTATAGCTTAGTGCAAAAAAATGCGCATCAGGCATGGAATACTGAAAATGGTAATTTCAAAAAAAATATAGAGAGAGATAATGAAATAATGGATTTAATTGATCAAAGTGACTTAGAAGAATGTTTTAATCCTTCAATTCATCTCAATAATTTAAGTGTAATATGGGAGAAGTTAGGTATCTAG
- a CDS encoding class II fumarate hydratase — MTKNFRIEKDSMGTIEVPIEALWGAQTQRSIINFSIGEELIPIELIYALTLIKKAASIANFNLGLMDKRKKDLIVEACTEILDGLHDSQFPLKVWQTGSGTQTNMNVNEVISNIAALKTNSELGSHQPIHPNDDVNKSQSTNDTFPAAIQISVVNEIIKNLVPTIKELTKILDKKSEQWKDLIKIGRTHFQDAVPLTFGQEISGWSEQLKDAENAIIISLNELYFLPLGGTAVGTGINCPKGFCEESIKSISDDTNLMFYKSKNNFSIMASHDRLAQVMSQLKILAGALFKISNDIKILSSGPRSGIYELIIPQNEPGSSIMPGKVNPTQCEALSMVCTQIMGLEYAVSMANSSGTLQMNEYKPLIGFNILTSLKLLKNVIENFRIKLVDGMEPNQKKMKLNLENSLMLVTAIVPKVGYEKAAEIANLAFKESLNLKEATLKLGYLNEDEFDEVMNINSMI; from the coding sequence ATGACAAAAAACTTTAGGATTGAAAAAGATAGTATGGGAACAATAGAGGTTCCCATTGAAGCTTTGTGGGGCGCTCAAACACAAAGATCGATAATAAATTTTTCTATTGGAGAAGAATTAATTCCAATTGAGTTAATTTATGCACTCACCCTCATAAAAAAAGCTGCTTCAATTGCGAATTTCAATTTAGGATTAATGGATAAAAGAAAAAAAGATTTGATTGTGGAGGCATGTACAGAAATACTTGATGGGCTTCATGATTCACAGTTTCCCTTAAAGGTTTGGCAAACAGGTAGTGGTACACAAACAAATATGAATGTTAATGAGGTAATTTCAAATATTGCAGCATTAAAAACAAATTCAGAGCTTGGTAGTCATCAACCAATTCATCCGAATGATGATGTTAATAAATCTCAGTCAACTAATGATACTTTTCCTGCTGCTATTCAAATATCAGTTGTTAATGAAATAATCAAAAATTTAGTTCCTACAATAAAAGAACTTACTAAGATCCTTGATAAAAAAAGTGAACAATGGAAAGACCTTATAAAGATAGGAAGAACCCATTTTCAAGATGCAGTCCCCCTTACTTTTGGGCAAGAAATATCAGGGTGGTCAGAGCAACTTAAAGATGCTGAGAATGCAATAATTATAAGTCTGAATGAATTGTATTTCTTACCTCTGGGAGGAACTGCAGTTGGAACAGGGATTAATTGTCCAAAAGGATTTTGTGAAGAGTCTATAAAATCTATTTCCGATGATACCAATCTAATGTTCTATAAATCAAAAAATAATTTTTCTATCATGGCCTCTCATGATCGTCTAGCTCAAGTAATGAGTCAGTTAAAAATATTAGCAGGTGCATTATTTAAAATTTCAAATGATATAAAAATTCTATCTTCTGGTCCAAGATCAGGAATATATGAACTAATTATTCCTCAAAATGAACCTGGAAGTTCTATCATGCCGGGTAAAGTGAATCCAACTCAATGCGAAGCCTTATCAATGGTTTGCACTCAGATCATGGGTCTTGAATATGCAGTTTCAATGGCAAATTCTAGCGGCACTTTACAGATGAATGAATATAAGCCTCTTATTGGGTTTAATATTCTCACAAGTTTAAAATTACTAAAAAATGTGATAGAAAACTTCAGAATAAAATTAGTTGATGGGATGGAACCTAATCAAAAGAAAATGAAGTTAAATTTAGAAAATTCACTAATGCTGGTTACAGCCATAGTGCCAAAAGTTGGTTATGAAAAAGCAGCTGAAATTGCAAACCTTGCCTTCAAAGAATCATTAAATTTAAAAGAGGCAACACTTAAATTAGGTTATTTAAACGAAGATGAATTTGATGAAGTAATGAATATCAATTCAATGATTTGA
- the queF gene encoding preQ(1) synthase, with translation MSTAKLDDSTQRPLYGERIIKESKIICFENPNKKRIYEISIDLPEFTCKCPFSGYPDFAKLNIIYQPNLRVYELKSLKLYINNFRDIKISHEEVVNRIMDDLLSAGSPHWIHLNASFNPRGNVSMQLDIFSGQKKN, from the coding sequence ATGAGTACAGCTAAATTAGATGATTCGACACAAAGACCACTATATGGTGAAAGAATTATTAAGGAATCAAAAATAATTTGTTTCGAGAATCCAAATAAAAAAAGAATTTATGAAATTTCTATTGATTTACCTGAATTTACATGTAAGTGCCCCTTTTCTGGTTATCCAGATTTTGCAAAGCTAAATATTATTTATCAACCTAATTTGAGAGTCTACGAGTTGAAGTCTTTAAAGCTTTATATTAATAATTTTAGAGATATAAAAATATCACATGAGGAAGTCGTTAATAGAATTATGGATGATTTATTGAGCGCAGGCTCACCTCACTGGATACATTTAAATGCTTCATTTAACCCAAGAGGGAATGTTTCTATGCAGTTAGATATTTTTAGTGGACAGAAAAAAAATTAA
- a CDS encoding TlyA family RNA methyltransferase, translating to MIKKSRLDLYLLNKGLCETRQKAQGLILAGKVRDINGKVFDKPGQQVLIGSEFFIDSEPMFVSRGGEKLLEAFKKLEIKVKDKICIDAGISTGGFTDCLLQHGAKLVYGIDVGYGQTAWKIRNNPKVILFERTNIRNLKPNDLLSKSNELPNFVVADLSFISLKLVFKSIGNLLEGDCIEGIFLIKPQFEVGKDKVSKGGVVRNPKFHTEAIQSVIFAAKNFQWNIKNLIASPLVGPAGNHEYLAWMTLGSQSNNSINHEYIRNLVNKTL from the coding sequence ATGATTAAAAAAAGTAGATTAGACCTTTATCTTCTAAATAAAGGTTTATGTGAAACTCGTCAAAAAGCCCAAGGTTTAATTCTTGCGGGCAAGGTTAGAGATATCAATGGAAAAGTATTTGATAAACCTGGACAACAAGTATTAATTGGATCTGAATTTTTTATTGATTCCGAACCTATGTTTGTATCAAGGGGTGGCGAAAAATTATTAGAGGCATTTAAAAAACTTGAAATTAAAGTGAAAGATAAAATATGTATTGACGCAGGAATCTCTACTGGAGGATTTACTGATTGCTTATTGCAACACGGCGCAAAGTTAGTTTATGGGATAGATGTTGGTTATGGACAGACTGCATGGAAGATTAGAAATAACCCAAAAGTCATACTTTTTGAACGAACAAATATTCGAAATTTGAAACCTAATGATCTTTTATCTAAAAGTAATGAATTACCAAATTTTGTGGTTGCTGATTTGTCTTTTATTTCATTAAAGTTAGTTTTTAAATCTATTGGTAATTTGTTAGAAGGTGATTGTATTGAGGGAATATTTTTAATTAAACCCCAATTTGAGGTTGGTAAAGATAAAGTCAGCAAAGGTGGTGTTGTGCGCAATCCTAAATTCCATACTGAGGCTATACAGTCTGTTATTTTTGCTGCTAAGAATTTCCAATGGAATATAAAGAATTTGATAGCTTCTCCGTTAGTAGGTCCTGCTGGAAATCATGAATATCTTGCTTGGATGACCTTAGGAAGTCAATCAAACAATAGTATTAATCATGAATATATAAGAAATTTAGTAAATAAAACTCTATAA
- a CDS encoding DEAD/DEAH box helicase: protein MLNLEEYFPFPLDDFQLEAIRAINSGNSVVLTAPTGSGKTLIGEFAIYRGLSHDSRVFYTTPLKALSNQKFRDFANQYGENKVGLLTGDISINREAPILVMTTEIFRNMLYGEFDEFDDPLENLESVILDECHYMNDPQRGTVWEETIIHCPTRTQIIALSATIANADQLQNWIEKVHGPTVLINSDKRPVPLDFIFCSVKGLHPLLNNKGNGIHPNCKIWRAPKGQKMRGKVGRIMQPKSPSIGFVISKLAERNMLPAIYFIFSRRGCDKAIENIKDLTLVSYSEANMISKKLDVYLKNNQEAIKDKFQCEALKRGIASHHAGLLPAWKELVEELFQQGLIKVVFATETLAAGINMPARTTVISSLSKRTEDGHRLLFSSEFLQMSGRAGRRGKDTQGYVVTLQTRFEGAKEASALAISKPNSLESQFTPSYGMVLNLLQSYTLEKSKELIKRSFGSFLYLGESSGENIILENLDKDLIELKKITSNVSWQDFDAYEKLKNRLKEERRLLKILEKQAEEKLSEEITNALPYIKDGSLISIKAPQIKRKIVPGLICKKIYESQKIKSLLCLTVDNLFILIKPSYIVSIFNDLDAIDVLGLEVPKMYFSGEVFRGDDMSQCYADRILEVSKKNDLQTPQYDLTMEVLAQQQQINNLEETVNDHPAHRFGDSKKLKKYRKRIVDVEQEIYMRKKLLEDKENHNWRTFTDLIKILNHFGCLSDLELTEVGQTVGAIRSENELWIGLVLVSGYLDDLDPPELAAIIQAICVDIRRPNLWCNFKPSIKVIDVFNELDGLRKLVASQQNKFHIEIPIYLETELTGIISEWARGKKWKDLVFNTSLDEGDVVRIIRRSIDVLSQVQYCIGVSNKLKSKAKLALKAINRFPVSESNDLIQVSEDINPATKRIDNNT, encoded by the coding sequence TTGCTTAATTTAGAGGAATATTTCCCCTTTCCACTAGATGATTTCCAATTAGAAGCAATTCGAGCTATTAATAGCGGAAATTCTGTTGTTTTAACGGCACCTACAGGTTCGGGCAAAACATTGATAGGTGAATTTGCCATATATAGAGGCTTATCTCATGACAGTAGAGTTTTTTATACAACGCCTTTAAAGGCTCTATCAAACCAAAAGTTTAGAGATTTTGCTAATCAATATGGTGAGAATAAAGTTGGTCTTTTAACTGGAGATATAAGTATAAATAGAGAAGCACCAATCTTAGTTATGACGACTGAGATTTTTAGGAACATGCTTTATGGAGAATTTGATGAATTTGATGATCCCTTAGAGAATTTAGAATCTGTGATTCTTGATGAATGCCATTATATGAATGACCCCCAAAGAGGCACAGTTTGGGAAGAAACTATCATCCATTGCCCTACTAGAACTCAAATAATAGCTTTATCAGCAACAATAGCCAATGCAGATCAACTACAAAATTGGATAGAAAAAGTTCATGGGCCCACAGTACTAATTAATAGCGATAAGAGACCAGTCCCACTTGATTTTATTTTTTGTAGTGTTAAAGGCCTCCATCCACTTTTAAATAATAAGGGTAATGGAATTCATCCAAACTGTAAGATTTGGAGAGCTCCTAAAGGGCAGAAAATGAGAGGAAAAGTTGGCAGGATAATGCAACCAAAGTCTCCCTCGATTGGCTTTGTGATCTCTAAACTAGCTGAGCGAAATATGTTGCCAGCTATTTATTTTATTTTTAGTAGAAGAGGATGTGACAAGGCTATTGAGAATATAAAAGACTTAACTTTAGTAAGTTATTCAGAAGCGAATATGATATCCAAAAAATTAGATGTTTATCTTAAAAATAATCAAGAGGCAATTAAAGATAAATTTCAATGCGAGGCATTAAAACGAGGTATTGCATCTCACCATGCTGGATTATTGCCTGCATGGAAAGAATTGGTTGAGGAATTATTTCAGCAAGGTTTGATAAAAGTTGTTTTTGCAACTGAAACTCTTGCTGCAGGAATTAATATGCCCGCAAGAACGACTGTTATTTCTTCTTTATCAAAAAGGACAGAAGATGGGCATAGATTATTATTTAGCAGTGAATTTTTGCAAATGTCAGGAAGAGCCGGAAGAAGAGGAAAAGATACCCAAGGATATGTTGTTACATTACAAACAAGATTCGAAGGTGCCAAAGAAGCAAGTGCACTGGCTATAAGCAAACCAAATTCTTTAGAGAGTCAATTCACTCCTAGTTATGGAATGGTACTTAATCTTTTACAAAGTTATACTTTAGAAAAGTCTAAAGAATTAATTAAAAGAAGTTTTGGTAGTTTTTTATATTTAGGTGAATCTTCTGGTGAGAATATAATTCTTGAAAATTTAGATAAGGATTTAATTGAATTAAAAAAAATTACATCTAACGTTTCATGGCAAGATTTTGATGCCTACGAAAAGTTAAAAAATCGTCTTAAAGAAGAGAGAAGACTCTTAAAAATTTTAGAAAAACAAGCAGAAGAAAAATTATCAGAAGAGATCACTAATGCACTCCCATATATTAAAGATGGAAGCTTAATATCAATCAAAGCTCCTCAAATTAAAAGAAAAATTGTTCCAGGATTAATTTGCAAGAAAATATATGAATCCCAAAAAATCAAGAGTTTATTGTGTTTGACAGTTGATAATTTATTTATTCTTATAAAACCCTCATACATTGTAAGTATTTTTAATGATTTGGATGCAATTGATGTCTTAGGACTTGAAGTACCAAAGATGTATTTTTCTGGAGAGGTATTTAGGGGAGATGATATGTCGCAGTGTTATGCGGATCGAATTTTAGAAGTTTCTAAAAAAAATGATTTACAAACTCCACAATATGATCTGACAATGGAAGTTTTGGCTCAACAGCAACAAATTAATAATTTAGAAGAAACAGTCAATGATCATCCCGCACACAGATTTGGAGACTCTAAGAAATTAAAGAAATATAGAAAAAGAATTGTAGATGTTGAACAAGAAATATATATGAGAAAAAAACTTCTTGAGGATAAAGAAAATCATAACTGGAGAACTTTTACCGATTTGATTAAAATTTTGAATCATTTCGGTTGTTTAAGTGATTTGGAATTGACAGAAGTTGGACAAACCGTTGGTGCAATAAGAAGTGAAAATGAATTATGGATTGGTCTGGTTTTAGTTAGTGGTTATTTAGACGATTTAGATCCTCCTGAGTTAGCTGCAATTATTCAAGCTATATGTGTTGATATAAGGAGGCCTAATCTTTGGTGTAATTTTAAGCCTTCTATAAAGGTAATAGATGTTTTTAATGAATTAGATGGTTTAAGAAAATTAGTCGCTTCTCAACAAAATAAGTTTCATATTGAAATCCCTATCTATTTAGAAACAGAGTTAACTGGAATTATTTCTGAATGGGCAAGAGGAAAAAAATGGAAAGATTTGGTTTTTAATACTTCATTAGACGAAGGTGATGTAGTGAGGATTATTAGAAGATCAATTGATGTTCTTTCTCAAGTGCAATACTGTATTGGTGTTAGTAATAAATTAAAAAGCAAAGCAAAGCTAGCATTAAAAGCTATTAATCGTTTTCCTGTTTCTGAATCTAATGATCTTATACAAGTCTCTGAAGATATTAATCCTGCAACAAAAAGAATTGACAATAATACTTAA
- a CDS encoding cytochrome c biogenesis protein ResB, protein MIIFKNLILKISSLRFAISLIIFIAITSGIGTFIPQGSDNKFYVDNYNSAPIFGFLDGEKVLKLQLDHVYTSFWFLFTLILLCISLAACSFRRQIPSLKASLKWIEYKSEKKFSKLQLNTSHPINQDGDHISKVDLLLKKRGWKTYKFKSHISARRGLIGKIGPLVVHIGLIILLIGSAYGSFTSQSKEQYLLPGESLDLVNESTNSKANVKLVDFSIERESDGIPKQFISKLNFYSEDLNLNEIKTAKVNHPIRLKGLTIYQADWAISTVVLEIDNILYQLQLKEIPEIGNQVWGVLVELGSETKNNFLLTIDNENGPLKISNIENFSGENLYLNDDPLEVNSSKVSLKKVIPSSGLIIKNDPSIPFIYFSFILIIFGTIISLIPTNQLWILVNKESQKLSIGGLSNKNLVGFKKEFFKLSEQIKNF, encoded by the coding sequence ATGATTATTTTTAAGAATCTAATTTTAAAAATATCAAGTTTAAGATTCGCCATATCACTGATAATCTTCATAGCTATTACAAGTGGCATTGGTACCTTCATACCTCAAGGTAGTGACAATAAATTCTATGTTGATAATTACAACAGTGCTCCAATTTTTGGTTTTTTAGATGGAGAAAAAGTCTTAAAACTTCAATTGGATCACGTATATACAAGCTTTTGGTTTTTATTTACATTAATTCTTCTTTGCATTTCCCTAGCTGCTTGTAGTTTCAGAAGACAAATTCCTTCATTAAAAGCTTCATTAAAATGGATTGAATACAAGAGCGAAAAAAAATTTAGCAAACTGCAATTAAATACAAGTCACCCAATCAATCAAGATGGAGACCATATATCAAAAGTAGATTTATTACTTAAAAAAAGAGGATGGAAAACATACAAATTTAAAAGTCATATTTCTGCAAGAAGGGGTTTAATTGGAAAAATCGGTCCTTTAGTTGTACATATTGGGTTAATAATCTTACTTATAGGTTCAGCATATGGAAGTTTTACAAGTCAATCAAAAGAACAATATTTACTGCCTGGAGAAAGTTTAGATCTCGTTAATGAGAGCACAAATTCAAAAGCAAATGTGAAGTTAGTTGATTTTTCTATAGAACGAGAAAGTGATGGTATACCCAAACAGTTTATTTCAAAGTTAAATTTTTATTCTGAAGATCTTAATTTAAATGAAATAAAAACCGCCAAAGTTAATCATCCAATAAGGTTAAAAGGTTTAACTATTTATCAAGCTGATTGGGCAATATCAACGGTTGTTTTGGAAATAGATAATATCCTTTATCAATTACAATTAAAGGAGATTCCCGAAATCGGCAATCAAGTTTGGGGAGTTTTAGTTGAATTAGGATCAGAAACAAAAAACAATTTCCTTTTAACAATAGACAATGAAAATGGTCCACTTAAAATTTCCAATATAGAAAATTTTTCCGGGGAAAATCTCTATCTCAATGACGATCCTTTAGAAGTTAATTCTTCAAAAGTATCTCTGAAAAAAGTAATCCCCAGTAGTGGATTAATAATTAAAAATGATCCGTCGATACCATTTATTTATTTTTCTTTTATTTTAATAATTTTTGGAACAATAATAAGTCTTATACCAACTAACCAATTATGGATTCTTGTAAATAAAGAATCACAAAAGTTATCTATTGGAGGTCTTAGCAATAAAAATCTAGTTGGTTTTAAAAAAGAATTTTTTAAATTATCAGAACAAATAAAAAATTTTTAA